In Fragaria vesca subsp. vesca linkage group LG5, FraVesHawaii_1.0, whole genome shotgun sequence, the genomic stretch TCGGATGCGTAAATTTACCCGAAACGATTTTATGGTTTTGAAGGGTCAAGAGTTGACTTTCTAATCCGTTGGGTTTCTCGAGAAACTTCCTTCACAGAAGTTGTAGAGCACGACGATACGAGTTCGTAGACACATGGCACGCGTAAAACGGACTTCTTATGAGAAAGTTATGGTCAGCGAAAGTTGTGGCTTTTCAGAAATTTTGGGATAAATAGAATTTTTTCCTTTTGGTCCTCATTATTTTCAGAAACCAGATTTTCTTCCCCTCCCCTTCTCTCTTCCCGACCCCGAGAGAGAGCAAAACCCCCAGCCGACCCGACCCGGACCCGGACGACCCGACCCGAGTTTTCCGGCCAACTCCGGCCGACCCAGATGACGGCACCGGTCGGAAAATCTTCCTCTCCTCGGCGCAATCCTCCCTGTGTTAGTGAGTGAGGAAGACTCGGGCGGATCGGTGCTAATCGATCACCAACAGTGAGGGCGGCGACCCGACCGAAATTCTCCCTCCAACGGCGGCGACGCAGCTTGGAACCGGTCGGGATAGGCTCTCCTTGGTGCCCTGGTTCATTTTCTGGTAGTCTCCTAGCACGACTCGCGGTGTAGAGTTACGGTGGTGGATTTCCACCTTCCGGTGAGTTTTCCGGCGTGCTCCGGCCGATTGAGGCGAAACCTTAGGTATAAAAGATGCTTCTCTCTCTTCAATTTACAAGTTTTGTGTTGTGAGCTTGGGCTAATTCGTAGGTTGGTAGGGTGGCGCGTGGCGGTGCCTCCGGCAGAGGTTGGGTGGTTAGGAATAATTGTTAGGTTGTGCTTGTCGATACGAGTACGTGAACATGTAGATTGTAGGTTTCAATGTTGCTTGAGTATGTTGGGGCTTCGCCGGAAGTCGTTTTCTTTCGGTGTGGTTTATGGAATCTGAACATAGAGGTAATCATTTATTGGTTATCATAGGTTGTTCATGGGGTTTCGGTGACCTTGAGAGGTCTCATAAGAGGATTGCCTCGTTATGGTAAATCTTTGGGTTAGGTTTTAGCTAGTTGGTGTAAAGGGTACTCACTTGGTTGTTAGTGACAAGGTTGGTCACTAAGTTGTTTTTGCTATCTAGGTGATTGACAAAGTTGGTGTTGTGCTTGTTCTTGTGCTTGTGAAGACGCAGCGGGAGTTGAGGTGAGTAAAATCTCACCAAGGTCCACTTTGTGGACCATTTATTATGATGATGAATATGATGGTGATTATGATGATGATTGTGATGTTGATGTTGATGATGGTTACGGTTATGATGATATTTTTTTATTGTGATTTGATAAGTGTTATGATGGGAGAGTATTTGAAGATGTGACTTAGTGGCGATTGTGTGCATTAGTTGTGTATGTGTGTGTCTTAGTGGTGATTATTAGATTAGGAGCCTTCGTGGTGGACCGGAAACCAAGCCTTGGCCGGGTGATTGGTTATGGTCAGTATAGAGTTCTAGTCTGTCAGTCGGTACTTCATGGGGGATGACTATGTGTTGACGAACCCATGAGTACGCATTTGTTTAGTTACTTATGGGAGATGACTAAATGTTGGCGAACTCATAAGTAAGAGTAGAGAAATGATTGTGTGATGTTCTTATGTGTTGTTTAAATTTCTTGCTTTGAGTATCTCCTGAACTATGCATATCCGCAGGAGATTCTTGAAATCTTAATTGTGTGATTTTTAATAGAATTCCTGAATTATGTTTTGTATAAGATTCATTTATGATTTTGAGTGGTTTTGAATTATTGTGTTTTTCTTAATTGTTTCTTTTGAATTCTCTTGCTTCTAGGTGATTCTTGAACTAAGTTATTAATGCAGGAATTGCCAGTTATAATTATATGTGATGTTGAGTTTTATTTTGAGAGTTACTCATACGAGCTTTTTAGCTTACTGGGTTTGTTGTTTACAACCTGGTGCACCAATTCATGGTGTAGGGGTTAGACCTGTAGGTGATGATCAGCAGGGTTAAGGCAGTGGCCTAGGAGCTGAGTTTTTGACGATATACATTTATTTATATTTCATGGTAGTTGTTTTTAAGCTCATGTGAGTGAAGTAGTTTATTACTAGACTTTTGGAAATTGATGTAATTAAAGAGATTAAATGTTTAACTCGGTTGATGAGTTTATCGACATTTATATTTCCAGTATTTGTTTTTAGTTTGGATTTTGTTGAGCAGGTTATGGGATATTTAGAATTTGAGTTTTATCGTGCCCAAATTTTTGAAAATTTATCCTTCAAAAATTGGGGTGTGACAATGGAAATCCATTAACTGCAGCTGCCAAGCATATTGGAGATACTTCGGTGTTGGTGGCTGAGACTACTGCTCTCAAGGAGGCATTACACACGGCATGGTTACAAAAGTTCTCTCATGTAGTGGTGGAAGGTGATTCAAAGCTTCTTATAGATTGTCTTAACTTGGAAGGCTACGAGTCTTTGTTGTATTCAATCCCTAATCCAGGACATCTTGCGGCTAGCGTCTCAATTTCAACTTGCTTACTTCAAACATGTTCAATGTGACGCAAATTTTGTTGTGGATCGTCTAGCCTTGATGGCAATGGCAACTTCAACTCCTCTAGTTTGGTTTTATTGCTTACCCCTTTCTGTGTACCTAGTGTTCTATTTGAATCAATATATTAGGAGGGGGTTTGTTTATGTAAAACTTTCTTTATCCATTTAAAAGAGATAATGAGGTATTCTAAATTTTTTAATTTTTAAAATATTATTATCTAAGATTTTGAAGTATTCCTTGTTGTAAACAGAAAAGATATGTGAATATGGTGTCCGTTAATTCGCAGGATACGAATTTGCATTGCTATCAATGATCTGCTGGGTTATGAGATCGAGTCAGGTTGATATATTTTACCACTATACGAATGTGGATTTAAGTCGTTGTAACTCTTGTTTCTTCGGAAATAATAAGATATTTGGCGCAAGAATGAGTCACTGCTCCAAATATAACCCGAAACCTAATTTGGCGACACATTCGTATCTACTTGCCATTAGAAGGTAGCATTCATTTGAAATCGGCGCGTCATCTTGCTAGGTCAATTAAGGAATACTAAGTTATTAGAATTAGAAGCATAATTTAGCTCAAGCAAAAATTTTATGAAATAGTAATAGTGTAAAGCTAAATAAAATTATAAATTTGAGATATATCAGCCCCCTTCTATTGAGGGATCCCTANNNNNNNNNNNNNNNNNNNNCGTTGAAGGTCATTAAAACTAAATTGAACTTTTGAAAGCCTTAACAATCACCAAATCATATGAAATTTTGTAGAGGTGATCTACTCATATAGACCTAAGATATGAACGGTGGAGATGTAAAATTATAATCGGGAAGTTGGTGTAATGTCCTATCCCTATAAATGGCTTAAAATAGGGATCCCTCGTTGGAAGGGCCCTGTGAGATATATATTACAAATTATAAACAATACACAATATGAAACTTATAATAGTTAGATACCGAATGATAGGTGTTCTTTTGTTGTCGGATAGCAAATCAAATGCTACAACTAGATTATCATGAGTCATACTTGCAACCTCATACTTACGAAAGCAAGTTGTCACATTTCCACCGGGCCAAATGGTACCGGGCAAGTATATAATTTGCTTAGCTACCAAAAGTTGGAAATGAATTTAGAACCGATAATTCTAACGTTTCACTTGGTTCTTAATTTTTTTTTTCTTCATCCCTGCATGTTCTTCAACGAATTTAGATTGTCCTTCAATGAATTTATATTTCACGACAATTGAAGACTAGAGAGGCAAAACAAAAACAAACAAACAAACAAAAACACAGAGGCTAACAGAGGTCCAACTATAGTATCTGGCACAAATTTACAGCAATCATGACCAAGAATAGAGCGCCTCTATCATCGTCAAATAAAAATGAACAATAACATCCTGCGAAAAGAAAATAGTAACAGTCGAACCTCAACCTCAAAGTGGAAAGAAAATAGTGAGAGTAATAAATAAGTAAAATAATTAAAAGAATCTGAGGAGCGAGAACAAAGACATAGCAGAGACCACAAAGGGGTTGCTTCATGACCACCGTGTAGCAAAGAAAAGGCAAGAGACCAAGTAAGCAAGCTTGCCAATTTGTCAGTAGTTCAAAAATGGGCAAAGCATTGCAGCTACCAAAGCTAGCAAATTGCACCTTTCCCTTAGGTCTCTCTAAGCATCTTTTGCCTCTCCCAAATGTGGTAGCAGCACCCTTGTTTTTTAACTTTTTAATCTTCAAGATGCAGCATTAGAAATATCTTTGCTGGATCTGTTGTATTTCATGTGACTCTTGACCATATCACCAGCAGCCATGGCGGATAGGAGGCTGAGTTCTCCGGCCAGTACTGAACCGGCTATAATGGTGGCCAACCTCCTCGAGTTTGATCCAGGGGACCCTTGGCTTGCACCTTTTACGCCAAGCATATTCAAGCAAGCAGATTGAGATGCAAGTTGAGTCCCACCACCAATTGTACCAACCTGGCAAACAAAAGTTTATCGAGTTCAGACTCAGTATCACTGCTCAAACTGTGGTATAACTAAGCACACAATATTCATTTACCTCGATACAAGGCATTGTGATGGAAGCATGAATGTCCTTCCCGTCATTGATGGATACAATATTCGTTAGACAGTGAGAACTCTCAACATTCTGTGCAGGATCTTGGCCGGTGGCTATAAATATTGCAGATACAATGTTGCTGGCATGGGCATTATACCCACCCACAGTTCCGGCCATGGCAGTACCTACAAAGATCTTATTCTGCTGGAGTTGTACCAGCTTAGACACGTTCGTTTTCAACACTTCTTTGATCACCTCTTCCTTGATAACTGCTTCGCAAACAACTGATTTGCCACGTCCTAGAATCCAGTTTACAGCTGCAGATTTCTTGTCCGAACAAAAATTTCCTGTGGCGATTGAGTAACACAGTGACTACATGTTGACTGACTTGCAAAACACATTTACCGAAAAATTGAGAGAAAATTATTCAACCACAAATGAAATGACTTGTGTAATGTCCAAATACACATATAACAAGCCTGACCGAGAAAAAAAAAATGAAGAGGAATTTTCAACTAGTGTGCAGGTCAGAAAGACGGTGGATCACTTAACATAACAAATAACAATTGTAAATACAAAGAGAACCAAAATGCAAATTCTATTACAATAAGATGTAGTGTCCCATAGAAAGTTTGACACGAATGGCACAATCACATTAATATTGATCCATCCAACACATTTTTCTTTGTCTCTCAAAGAGAAAATGTAATGCATAAATGATCATGCTTCTTGAAAAGGTATGTCCCTATGATAGAGTAGACTTTGTTTCTGTTTGTTTTGAGATCTAAATTAAACAACCTTTATATTGATCCTGGCGAATAGAAAGCATGATGCTGATTTCTCACAGTAACTTCACAGTCAAATAATGCTATTTTCATCGAAATATCAACAAGATGTCCTTGTAACAGAGCACAACATCACCAGAACATTCAGATTATCCATGTATCCATGGGAAGTACATTCAGATTATTAAGGCCCTTTTCATCAAACGGAGCCACACCCTTAAGTTAGTCATAACTTATAAGAGTCAAGTATTCTAAAAAGTAGTGAGAGTTCATAATATCCATCCGCAATATCACTACAGAAGAGAAATAAACTAGTATTTTGCAGCATGACACTTAAGGTAGAATTTTTACATATATGCCTTCTAATATTGTCTCAAAAAGAAAAGAAAACTCATTGTGCAGATCACTCATCCTAGAAAGGTCACATTTAACCCCAAAAGGCTTCGATAGTAAATTTTGTTAAGAAAGACCAGAATCCTCTATGTTTCTTCGACCATCTAAATCCAAATAGTAAATTTTGTTCAGCCTCTATTGACGCTTCTTTTTCCAAAACATACTTATAAACGGTACCAAATCCAGCTTAGCTCTAATTTACTTCTTCTAGACACATACATTCAATCATAAGCTGCAGAAGTAGGAAAGAGGAAGGGGATCTACACACACACATGGAGGTGCCTTGGGGGAAGAAGGGGAGGAGGATGAAAAAAAGAAATCCATGAAAGAAAACAAATCAGAATATACTCAAATCTATTTTATCAAAAATAGCTTACAAGTTACCAATTAAAAAGTATTCAATGAGATTTCAAATTCAATATAAGCTGAGATTAATAGTTATCTAGATATCAATAATTCAATATGCAATATATTGAATCTAAATAAGATGCAGTGACTATGAAGTATGAGCTACTGATTTCTTTTTTATCTACCTGTAAAGATCACAAAACCAGTAAAAGTGTTGATGACAACAGAAAACCACTTCACCCAAATTCCTAGTCAACTATGTATTGTAACAATATGTACAATGAGCATAAACAAATTAAAGTTATAAATTGAAGCCGACAATTGGTACTATGAATTTAAAAAATATTCATGGGAGACATAACAATATTCAGTAAACCAGACACTACTTATCTATTAAAAAAACATATTGAAAAAGAAAATAATAAAAAAAAAAGCCAGACTATTCCAGAGGGAAATGAGGAAGAACTGACCAGATATGCCGATAACCTCCATATCAGGAAAGTCGTTTTGCAGATAATCAAGGACATTCTGAACCCCTTTGGAGACCATATTCATCCCCATGGCATCACCTGTGGTGCAATTAAATCTTACGTGGAGCGTCATCCCAGAAAGAGAAGGAAATATGCTCTGTAGCCTCGCAAATCGACTTGATCTGCATCCAAATTAACATTTCAATAGAAATCCTCGCAACTGATACACCCACCCTCTTTCACTATGTAAGTGAGCCTAGCCAGAAAACTACTCCCTTTATTTATCTAGCATTTTGAATCTTAAATCCAAAATCCATTATCCATGCATTAACAATGACATCACTGAAATCATGCATAAAAATCCAATCCCAAGAACTCAGAAAATTCCAACACCAAAGTATAAAAGTACAATTGAAATTCAGCAAAAAAACAAAAAAATTAATAATAATAATAAAGAGACGAAAGAACGGACCTATTGAAAACGACGGCGAGAGTATCAAAATTGGCACGGTTCTCCAAGTAGCATAAGAGATCGCAAGCTCTGACGGCAGAGGCAAACTTGACCACCGGAGCTCTGGTCATGCCGTCCCTATAAACCCGGGAGTCAGCCCCACCGGAGAGGAGAATAGCCTTGCAACCTCTGTTCATGCTCGCCACAAGGCACCCCTCCGTCGTCGCCATTGGCACCATGTACTCGAACCCGTCGAGCAACAACGGCCCGGCGATTCCCACCGGAATCTGCACGTATCCGACCGGCGACTCGCAGCACTGCCCTAGAATCGAGCCGTAATCGAATCCTTCCAGAGGCAAACCCTGCAGCGACCTCCCGGTCGTTCTCTGGAGCCACTCGCGCCGGATCACCGCCGCTCTCTTGCAGTCGCCGAGCTTCGATTCTAGCGAGTAGGACGGAACGTCGCCGTTTAGAACGGCCTGGATGATCTCCTCGTCCTCCTCGGAGCACAATGCCGGGTCTGCGTCGACGAATTTCGCCGGAACGATGACGTCGTCGTCGGCATCGTCGTCGTCCCAGGCGTCGTCGTAGTGGGAGGCGCGTGAGATGAAGGACTGGACGAAGTCGATGCCGAAGAAGCCGAGGAGGTAGATGAAGGAGGCGATGAGGGAGAGAATGGCGGCGAGCTCGGAGAGGTTGACGACGTGGAGCGGCGTGGAGGTTCGGATCTTGTCGCGCCAGCGGTGGAGGAGGTAGTACGCCACGGAGAAGAAGAGAGTAAAGAACACGGCGTTCGTCAGATACAAAGGCAGCGGCAGCGCGTCGGACGCTTTCGCTCCACCACCGCGTCCTTCTCCTCCTGATGAAGAAGACGACGCTTTGTCATTTCGAGGGTGGGTCCCAGCGTTAACGGCCGTCGGGCGAGGCGGTTTGGGGGACCGACGGCGAGAGTCCATAGCTGTAGGGTTAGAGTAGGAGAATGAGGAAACTAGGGTTAGAGTAGTTGAAAGGGTTTAGGAGAGTGAGAGAGAAAGAAGGAGAGGTGGAATGAGATACGGGTTATACGGCTAAGGAAGCGGAAGGAGAAAAGGGAGTTGGCTTAGGTAGGGATATATGGTTGAGCGGGAAGGAGGCGGATGGTGTGGCAACACGTGTGGTGTGACCACGGACGTATAGCAACACACAGCGGAAGTCTCCCGCGGATGTCCTTTACACTAAGACACAGCCTTCCTTTGGCCGTGGCCTGTTTCTACTCCATGCTCCCACGTATCTGCTTCTTTTTCTTGTGTTATTATTACCTTTCTTTCTCGTATTTTTTCATTTTTATTTTTATTTTTTTATCAAAGACGAGTTTCATTTCGATTGTGCAGATAGAAACATACATCAACAAGTTTATAGTTAAATCAAAAACATAATTGGGAAGAATCAACATTCCATTTAATACACTTACAAACTCGATTCATTATTCATCACTAACTATTCTATAACCAAACTAAACTGCCACCAATAAGTGGCAAACTGACATGAAATGGCAGCTCAAGCCACTGTGTGAGCAGCTTTATTACTCTCCCTAGGGACATAGCCCTAAAATCTTAGCTTCCTCGATCAGACCTTCATAAGCAGTGAAATCTTCAATGGATGAATCCAAAGCAGCAAAAACACACTGTGCATCACCCATTCACCCTCAATATGAAGCCTTGTGAAACCAGCATGTGCGTAGAAAAGAATTCCATGTACTAAAGCCATTGTCTCACATGCTTGAGGACTAATAAAACTAGTGCCTGGATTTTTTTCATTTTGATGCATATCTTTTTTTCGCATAATCAAAGGAAGGGGGATAAGATCAAAAAATAATGAACAATCAATTGGCGCTTCCTAATTTTTGGAAAATAAATAATTAGTGTAAAATTTTCTAAATTAATTTATCGTCAAATACAAATTTGAAACAAATCGATCCTTATCAGATTATGACAAATTTGTCTTAGCTATAACGGAATGAAATCAATGTTTATATTTTTTTGTTGAAAGCAAATCGGTACATTTTTATTGACCAAAGGCCAGAATATTCATTACATATCAATTCGGTGTTATGTACATACATACAAATATTGTGAGGGACGCTCACGACCATATCTAAGATATAGCTACTTATTCATCATATTCACGCTTGCTAATACTAATAAGCATATAAGATATACCACAAGGCATAACCATATGGGCCCGTGAAGAGGCATAGATCCCTAAAAAGGGTTATTGGAAATTGACTGGCTAAAAAACTACTTATAATCATAGAGGCCCAGAGCAGATTGAGCATATATAGTGGAAATCGCAAGGCAATCAAAAAGGAAATTCTCACATAAGTCTCACTAATCTGATTGGATCAGATCCCCGCCGTGCCT encodes the following:
- the LOC101314281 gene encoding 3-hydroxy-3-methylglutaryl-coenzyme A reductase 1-like — encoded protein: MDSRRRSPKPPRPTAVNAGTHPRNDKASSSSSGGEGRGGGAKASDALPLPLYLTNAVFFTLFFSVAYYLLHRWRDKIRTSTPLHVVNLSELAAILSLIASFIYLLGFFGIDFVQSFISRASHYDDAWDDDDADDDVIVPAKFVDADPALCSEEDEEIIQAVLNGDVPSYSLESKLGDCKRAAVIRREWLQRTTGRSLQGLPLEGFDYGSILGQCCESPVGYVQIPVGIAGPLLLDGFEYMVPMATTEGCLVASMNRGCKAILLSGGADSRVYRDGMTRAPVVKFASAVRACDLLCYLENRANFDTLAVVFNRSSRFARLQSIFPSLSGMTLHVRFNCTTGDAMGMNMVSKGVQNVLDYLQNDFPDMEVIGISGNFCSDKKSAAVNWILGRGKSVVCEAVIKEEVIKEVLKTNVSKLVQLQQNKIFVGTAMAGTVGGYNAHASNIVSAIFIATGQDPAQNVESSHCLTNIVSINDGKDIHASITMPCIEVGTIGGGTQLASQSACLNMLGVKGASQGSPGSNSRRLATIIAGSVLAGELSLLSAMAAGDMVKSHMKYNRSSKDISNAAS